Proteins encoded together in one Variovorax paradoxus window:
- a CDS encoding TetR/AcrR family transcriptional regulator codes for MPTPRSFVDKICPVRSKRERRKEARPGELLAAALDLFVEKGFAATRSEEVAARAGVSKGTLFLYFPSKEELFKAVVVENLSGRFSEWNEEFETFEGTSADMLRYCMRVWWERVGMTKASGLTKLMMSEGANFPDLAEFYRKEVIRPGHSLLRRILQRGIDKGEFAPVDIDHAIYSVVAPMVFLMLWKHSAMVCVDEDTSLDPEKYLATQAETVLYGLTRRPGAAA; via the coding sequence ATGCCCACGCCCCGTTCCTTTGTCGACAAGATCTGCCCGGTGCGCTCCAAACGCGAGCGCCGCAAGGAGGCGCGCCCCGGCGAACTGCTGGCGGCGGCACTCGATCTGTTCGTTGAAAAAGGCTTTGCCGCCACCCGCTCCGAGGAAGTCGCGGCGCGCGCCGGGGTCTCCAAGGGCACGCTCTTTCTTTATTTTCCGAGCAAGGAAGAGCTCTTCAAGGCCGTGGTGGTCGAAAACCTCAGCGGCCGGTTCTCCGAGTGGAACGAAGAGTTCGAAACCTTCGAGGGCACCTCGGCCGACATGCTGCGCTATTGCATGCGCGTCTGGTGGGAGCGGGTCGGCATGACCAAGGCTTCGGGCCTGACCAAGCTCATGATGAGCGAAGGCGCCAATTTTCCGGACCTGGCGGAGTTCTACCGCAAGGAAGTGATCCGGCCGGGCCATTCGCTGTTGCGGCGCATCCTGCAACGTGGCATCGACAAGGGCGAATTCGCGCCGGTCGACATCGACCACGCCATTTACTCGGTGGTGGCGCCCATGGTCTTCCTGATGCTGTGGAAGCACTCGGCCATGGTGTGTGTCGACGAAGACACCTCGCTCGACCCTGAAAAGTACCTTGCCACCCAGGCGGAAACCGTGCTTTACGGCCTTACCCGCCGCCCGGGAGCCGCGGCATGA
- a CDS encoding protein-L-isoaspartate O-methyltransferase family protein, whose protein sequence is MNPTPTLERLRFNMIEQQIRPWDVLDLEILDLLAAIRREDYVPPAHRGLAFFDMEIPLGDGSVPGQVMLSPKVEARMLQDLHVQKHESVLEIGTGSGFMAALLAHRAAQVLSLEIDPVLAARAAETLRQNGVANVEVRNADGAVPLPSGPSFDVIVLSGSVARIPQNLLGSLKVGGRLAAIVGEEPMMRAHFVTRSSESKWDTIQPWDTVAPRLLNFPEPSRFSF, encoded by the coding sequence ATGAACCCGACCCCCACCCTCGAGCGCTTGCGCTTCAACATGATCGAGCAGCAGATCCGGCCCTGGGATGTGCTGGACCTCGAAATTCTCGACCTGCTGGCTGCCATCCGGCGCGAAGACTACGTGCCGCCCGCGCATCGCGGCCTGGCCTTCTTCGACATGGAAATTCCGCTCGGCGACGGCTCCGTTCCCGGCCAGGTGATGCTCTCGCCCAAGGTCGAGGCGCGCATGCTGCAGGACCTGCACGTGCAAAAGCACGAGTCGGTGCTCGAGATCGGTACCGGCTCCGGCTTCATGGCCGCCCTGCTCGCCCATCGCGCCGCCCAGGTGCTGTCGCTCGAAATCGACCCCGTGCTGGCCGCCCGCGCCGCCGAGACGCTGCGCCAGAACGGCGTTGCCAACGTGGAAGTGCGCAACGCCGACGGCGCCGTGCCGCTGCCGAGCGGCCCGAGCTTCGACGTGATCGTGCTCAGCGGTTCCGTCGCCCGCATTCCGCAGAACCTGCTCGGCTCTCTCAAGGTGGGTGGCCGCCTGGCCGCCATCGTGGGCGAAGAACCCATGATGCGCGCGCACTTCGTCACCCGCAGCAGCGAAAGCAAGTGGGACACGATCCAGCCGTGGGACACGGTGGCGCCGCGGCTGCTCAATTTCCCCGAGCCTTCGCGCTTCTCGTTCTGA
- a CDS encoding rhodanese-like domain-containing protein, which yields MIDQVRPADLAAWFAQNPDAAPVLLDVREPWELQTASVAPQGFTLVAIPMNEIPGRLSELDEGQRIACLCHHGARSQRVAAFLSQNGFAELANVAGGIDAWSAQHDPAVPRY from the coding sequence ATGATCGATCAAGTCCGCCCCGCCGATCTTGCAGCCTGGTTTGCCCAGAACCCCGATGCGGCGCCCGTGCTGCTCGACGTGCGCGAACCCTGGGAACTGCAGACGGCAAGCGTCGCGCCCCAGGGCTTCACGCTGGTCGCCATCCCGATGAACGAGATTCCGGGGCGGCTTTCCGAACTCGACGAAGGCCAGCGCATTGCGTGCCTGTGCCATCACGGCGCGCGCAGCCAGCGCGTGGCGGCCTTCCTGAGCCAGAACGGCTTTGCCGAGCTGGCCAACGTGGCCGGCGGCATCGACGCCTGGTCCGCACAGCACGACCCGGCCGTGCCGCGCTACTGA
- a CDS encoding TolC family outer membrane protein, whose protein sequence is MPSRPRLLPLSAALASLFATLLALPAQGQTLNELYESARGFDATYQGARAQYDANVARAAQAKAGILPAVGLTAGATRNNLDIDTLTGPGRGTSTPRDFTTQNVGINATQPIYRPANWATYEQGKRQAEIAEAVLTAAEQDLIVRVSQAYFDVLASQDSLTLVRAQKVAVAEQLASAKRNFEVGTSTITDTREAQARYDLVIAQEIAAENDLQVKKIVLDQLVGRPGSVPVPLAQPVVLPTAMPASIDAWVAQAEEAHPSIRQARLGLDVAGLEIRKAEAGHKPTLDANLGYNITRNPHGTSTSTVGTRIDAASVGVVFNMPLFAGFATENRIKETLALEEQSRSVLEGTRRSVAQATRAAYLGLVSGAGQVKALEAAEASSQSALDANRLGYQVGVRINIDVLNSQSQLYQTKRDLAQARYNVLLGNLKLRQANGTLTVDDMNAINATLAKNGGPSSQPAQPSTGERPQTAPSTVVPVTPPSIPVVPPVPVPPFNPPAPTMPSAPPPPVILNPPVR, encoded by the coding sequence ATGCCTTCCAGGCCCAGGCTTTTGCCTCTTTCCGCAGCGCTCGCAAGTCTCTTTGCCACCCTGCTCGCACTGCCGGCCCAAGGCCAGACACTGAACGAACTCTACGAATCCGCACGCGGCTTCGACGCCACCTACCAGGGTGCGCGAGCCCAGTACGACGCGAACGTGGCGCGCGCGGCGCAGGCCAAGGCGGGCATTCTTCCCGCCGTGGGGCTCACGGCCGGCGCCACGCGCAACAATCTCGACATCGACACCCTCACCGGCCCCGGCCGCGGCACCAGCACGCCGCGCGACTTCACGACGCAGAACGTCGGCATCAACGCCACGCAGCCGATCTACCGGCCCGCCAACTGGGCCACCTACGAGCAGGGCAAGCGCCAGGCCGAGATTGCCGAGGCGGTGCTCACCGCGGCCGAGCAGGACCTGATCGTTCGCGTGAGCCAAGCGTATTTCGACGTGCTCGCCAGCCAGGACAGCCTGACGCTGGTGCGCGCGCAAAAGGTGGCCGTGGCCGAGCAGCTCGCGTCGGCCAAGCGCAACTTCGAGGTCGGCACTTCCACCATCACCGACACGCGTGAAGCACAGGCGCGCTACGACCTCGTCATTGCGCAAGAGATTGCCGCGGAGAACGACCTGCAGGTCAAGAAGATCGTCCTCGACCAGCTGGTCGGCAGGCCCGGCAGCGTGCCGGTTCCGCTGGCGCAGCCCGTGGTGCTGCCAACGGCCATGCCCGCAAGCATCGATGCATGGGTGGCGCAGGCCGAAGAAGCGCATCCCTCCATCCGCCAGGCGCGGCTCGGCCTCGACGTGGCCGGCCTCGAAATCCGCAAGGCCGAAGCCGGCCACAAGCCCACGCTGGACGCCAACCTGGGCTACAACATCACGCGCAATCCGCACGGCACCAGCACCAGCACTGTGGGCACGCGCATCGATGCCGCGTCGGTGGGCGTGGTGTTCAACATGCCGCTCTTCGCGGGCTTTGCCACCGAGAACCGCATCAAGGAAACGCTGGCACTCGAAGAGCAGTCGCGCAGCGTGCTCGAAGGCACCCGCCGCAGCGTGGCGCAGGCCACCCGCGCAGCCTACCTCGGGCTGGTATCCGGCGCGGGCCAGGTCAAGGCGCTCGAAGCCGCCGAAGCCTCGAGCCAGAGCGCGCTCGACGCCAACCGGCTCGGCTACCAGGTGGGCGTGCGCATCAACATCGATGTGCTCAATTCGCAAAGCCAGCTGTACCAGACCAAGCGCGACCTTGCGCAGGCGCGCTACAACGTGCTGCTGGGCAACCTGAAGCTGCGCCAGGCCAACGGCACGCTGACGGTGGACGACATGAACGCGATCAACGCGACGCTGGCGAAGAACGGCGGCCCGTCTTCGCAGCCGGCACAGCCTTCGACCGGCGAGCGCCCGCAGACGGCGCCTTCGACGGTGGTGCCGGTCACGCCGCCGAGCATTCCGGTGGTGCCGCCCGTGCCTGTGCCGCCGTTCAATCCGCCGGCTCCGACGATGCCTTCGGCACCGCCGCCACCGGTCATCCTGAATCCCCCCGTTCGCTGA
- a CDS encoding 3-deoxy-D-manno-octulosonic acid transferase, with protein MRSLLLRLYGVFTTVVQPLVRRKLRRRAVAEPGYGVAVEERFGYYDDATTGEGQCWVHAVSLGETRAAAILIAELRRQYPGIPILLTHGTATGREEGAKLLEPGDTQVWQPWDMPGAVARFLDRFQPRIGVLMETEVWPEMAAACAERRIPLVLANARLNEKSLAAAERLSWLARPAYSALAAVWAQTEADAHRLVSLGAKVAGIYGNLKFDASPDARQLTAAVALRERLPKPMVVLASSRDGEERMLLEVLKRFGATSPVPPEQGAVRSIAKRVHDVQWMIVPRHPQRFDEVAALIESQGFAVARRSAAGQPTDAEIWLGDSLGEMALYYGLADVALLGGSFEPLGGQNLIEPAACGCPVVMGPSTFNFAEAAQLSLAAGASLRVENMEQAVTAALKLVENPERRAAMAQAALAFSSSNRGAAERTAAAVLAIAQAADPVPTGAAPLEEDARAEPTLE; from the coding sequence GTGCGTTCGCTGCTGCTGCGCCTGTACGGCGTCTTCACCACCGTTGTGCAACCGCTGGTTCGCCGCAAGCTGCGGCGCCGCGCGGTGGCCGAGCCGGGCTATGGCGTGGCCGTGGAGGAACGCTTCGGCTACTACGACGATGCAACCACTGGCGAAGGGCAGTGCTGGGTGCATGCGGTTTCGCTCGGTGAAACACGCGCGGCCGCCATCCTGATTGCCGAGCTGCGTCGGCAGTACCCCGGCATACCCATTTTGCTCACGCACGGCACCGCCACCGGCCGCGAAGAGGGGGCCAAGCTGCTGGAGCCGGGCGACACGCAGGTCTGGCAGCCGTGGGACATGCCGGGCGCGGTGGCGCGTTTTCTCGATCGCTTCCAGCCGCGCATCGGCGTGCTGATGGAAACCGAAGTCTGGCCCGAGATGGCCGCCGCCTGCGCCGAGCGCCGCATTCCGCTCGTGCTTGCCAACGCACGCCTCAACGAAAAGTCGCTGGCCGCGGCCGAGCGCCTGAGCTGGCTCGCGCGGCCCGCGTATTCGGCGCTGGCCGCCGTGTGGGCACAGACGGAGGCCGACGCGCACCGGCTGGTGTCGCTTGGCGCCAAGGTGGCCGGCATCTACGGCAACCTCAAGTTCGATGCCTCGCCCGACGCGCGCCAGCTCACCGCGGCCGTGGCGCTGCGCGAGCGGCTGCCCAAGCCGATGGTGGTGCTTGCGAGCTCGCGCGACGGCGAAGAGCGCATGCTGCTCGAGGTGCTCAAGCGCTTCGGTGCCACGTCGCCCGTGCCGCCGGAGCAGGGCGCCGTCCGCTCGATTGCCAAGCGCGTGCATGACGTGCAATGGATGATCGTGCCGCGCCATCCGCAGCGCTTCGACGAAGTGGCCGCGCTCATCGAATCGCAAGGCTTTGCCGTGGCGCGCCGAAGCGCGGCCGGCCAGCCGACCGATGCAGAGATATGGCTTGGCGATTCGCTCGGCGAAATGGCGCTTTACTACGGCCTGGCCGATGTTGCGCTGCTGGGCGGAAGCTTCGAACCGCTGGGCGGCCAGAACCTCATCGAGCCCGCCGCTTGCGGCTGTCCGGTGGTCATGGGCCCCTCGACCTTCAACTTTGCCGAAGCGGCGCAGCTTTCGCTTGCGGCCGGTGCCTCGCTGCGCGTCGAGAACATGGAGCAGGCGGTGACGGCGGCCCTCAAGCTGGTCGAGAACCCCGAGCGCCGCGCTGCGATGGCGCAGGCCGCGCTGGCTTTTTCATCGTCCAACCGCGGGGCGGCCGAGCGCACCGCCGCGGCCGTGCTTGCCATTGCGCAGGCTGCCGACCCCGTGCCGACCGGCGCCGCGCCTCTGGAAGAAGACGCGAGAGCGGAACCCACGCTCGAGTAG
- a CDS encoding phosphomannomutase/phosphoglucomutase, whose protein sequence is MQLSASIFKAYDIRGVVPVTLDAEVAEALGRAFGSAARAAGEKTVAVGRDGRLSGPALAEALIKGLVATGIEVINVGAVTTPMLYFAAHTLSSSGIQVTGSHNPKDYNGFKMVLAGRAIYGDEIQGLRKGMEEGTAKLAPGGSVRNVDVTEAYVKRIVGDIKLARPLKIVVDSGNGIAGASAPAIFRAIGCEVTELFSEVDGDFPNHHPDPSRPENLKDLMAALATGDAELGLAFDGDGDRLGIVTKDGQNIFPDRQMQLFAQDVLSRVPGGTIVYDVKCSQRLGPAIEAAGGKPMIFKTGHSLIKAKMKEIDSPLGGEMSGHIFFKERWFGFDDGTYAGCRLLEILSKTPNASDTLNALPTSFSTPELNVKCAEGEPHAVVEKLVSSASFAAPAVVSTIDGLRVDWPDGFGLIRASNTTPVLVLRFEGQTDAALKRIEAEMLALLRTVKADATLAEASH, encoded by the coding sequence ATGCAACTCAGTGCGTCGATTTTCAAGGCCTACGACATCCGCGGCGTGGTACCCGTCACGCTCGATGCCGAGGTCGCCGAAGCGCTCGGCCGGGCCTTTGGCAGCGCCGCCCGTGCCGCCGGTGAAAAAACCGTGGCCGTGGGCCGCGACGGCCGCCTGTCGGGCCCTGCGCTCGCCGAAGCACTGATCAAGGGCCTTGTCGCCACCGGCATCGAGGTTATCAACGTGGGCGCCGTGACCACGCCCATGCTGTACTTTGCGGCGCACACGCTGTCGAGCAGCGGCATCCAGGTGACCGGCAGCCACAATCCGAAGGACTACAACGGCTTCAAGATGGTGCTGGCAGGCCGCGCCATCTACGGCGACGAGATCCAGGGCCTGCGCAAGGGGATGGAAGAAGGCACCGCCAAGCTGGCACCGGGCGGCAGCGTGCGCAATGTCGATGTGACCGAGGCCTATGTGAAGCGCATCGTCGGCGACATCAAGCTGGCGCGGCCACTGAAGATCGTGGTGGATTCGGGCAACGGCATTGCGGGCGCTTCGGCTCCCGCCATCTTCCGCGCCATCGGCTGCGAAGTGACCGAGCTGTTCAGCGAGGTCGACGGCGACTTTCCCAACCACCACCCCGACCCGAGCCGTCCCGAAAACCTGAAGGACTTGATGGCCGCGCTGGCCACGGGCGACGCCGAACTGGGCCTGGCCTTCGACGGCGACGGCGACCGCCTTGGCATCGTCACGAAAGACGGCCAGAACATCTTCCCCGACCGCCAGATGCAGCTCTTTGCGCAGGACGTGCTTTCGCGCGTGCCGGGCGGCACCATCGTTTACGACGTGAAGTGCTCGCAGCGCCTGGGGCCGGCCATCGAGGCCGCAGGCGGCAAGCCGATGATCTTCAAGACCGGCCATTCGCTCATCAAGGCCAAGATGAAGGAAATCGATTCACCGCTCGGCGGCGAAATGAGCGGCCACATCTTCTTCAAGGAGCGCTGGTTCGGCTTCGACGACGGCACCTATGCGGGCTGCCGCCTGCTCGAGATATTGAGCAAGACGCCCAACGCGAGCGACACGCTCAACGCGCTGCCCACGAGCTTCTCGACGCCCGAGCTCAACGTGAAGTGCGCCGAAGGCGAGCCGCATGCGGTGGTCGAAAAGCTGGTTTCAAGCGCAAGCTTTGCGGCACCCGCGGTGGTCTCGACCATCGACGGATTGCGCGTCGACTGGCCCGACGGCTTCGGCCTCATTCGCGCTTCCAACACCACGCCGGTGCTGGTGCTGCGCTTCGAAGGCCAGACCGATGCGGCCCTGAAGCGCATCGAAGCCGAGATGCTCGCGCTCCTCAGAACCGTGAAGGCCGACGCGACGCTGGCCGAAGCGTCGCACTGA
- a CDS encoding DNA-3-methyladenine glycosylase 2 family protein, which translates to MPSTHASTEVLESDACYLAMKTHDARFDGTFFTAVTSTGIYCRPVCRVKLPRRENCRFFRHAAQAEAEGFRPCLRCRPELAPRAASWSTEDASRILALQAARLIDEPDAWTEDGPGAAQIAARLGVSDRHLRRIFEAQFGVSPLQYLQTRRLLAAKQLIADTRLPMTQVALASGFASVRRFNAAFLEHYGLNPSALRRAGGAEGGEAKAIEVRLGFRPPYDVNAMLGFFARRALRGVEVAFTADGKEPAKGSTPTFVQLARTLRVQQGTQTHAGWLQLRFDMEREQMLLSVSDSLAAVLPIVISRARAMLDLDAEPMAINAALHEAFPHGDGLRVPGTVDGFELAVRAVLGQQITVAAARTLGSRLVAAFGEPIATPIEGLDRLFPTPAAVAAASGDALGQLGIVRQRQAALQAIAREVAAGKLALHARADVPSTIAALQELPGIGAWTAQYIAMRALRWPDAFPAGDVALQKALGVTTARAASESSQAWRPWRSYAVLRAWHAPSPLPATATTAEPPAAEPSSSNITTAGASA; encoded by the coding sequence ATGCCTTCCACACATGCCTCCACCGAAGTGCTCGAGAGCGACGCCTGCTACCTGGCAATGAAGACGCACGATGCGCGCTTCGACGGCACGTTCTTCACGGCGGTGACCTCCACCGGCATCTATTGCAGGCCGGTCTGCCGCGTGAAGCTGCCCCGCCGCGAGAACTGCCGGTTCTTCCGCCATGCGGCGCAGGCCGAGGCGGAAGGCTTTCGCCCTTGCCTGCGCTGCCGGCCCGAACTGGCGCCGCGGGCGGCAAGCTGGTCCACCGAAGATGCCTCGCGCATTCTCGCGCTCCAGGCCGCGCGCCTCATCGACGAACCCGATGCCTGGACCGAGGACGGCCCCGGCGCCGCACAGATTGCAGCACGGCTCGGCGTGAGCGATCGGCACCTGAGGCGCATCTTCGAGGCGCAGTTCGGCGTCTCGCCCCTGCAATACCTGCAAACGCGGCGGCTGCTGGCCGCCAAGCAGCTGATTGCCGACACGCGCCTGCCCATGACGCAGGTGGCACTGGCCAGCGGCTTTGCGAGCGTGCGCCGCTTCAACGCCGCATTTCTGGAGCACTACGGCCTCAACCCGAGTGCGCTGCGGCGCGCGGGCGGCGCGGAGGGCGGTGAAGCAAAAGCCATCGAAGTGCGCCTGGGCTTTCGCCCGCCGTACGACGTGAACGCAATGCTCGGCTTCTTTGCGCGCCGTGCACTGCGGGGCGTCGAAGTTGCGTTCACCGCCGACGGCAAGGAGCCCGCCAAGGGCAGCACGCCAACCTTTGTGCAGCTGGCCCGCACGCTGCGCGTGCAGCAAGGCACGCAAACGCACGCCGGATGGCTGCAGTTGCGCTTCGACATGGAGCGCGAGCAGATGCTGCTCTCGGTGAGCGATTCGCTTGCCGCGGTGCTGCCGATCGTGATCAGCCGCGCGCGGGCCATGCTCGACCTCGATGCCGAGCCGATGGCCATCAACGCCGCGCTGCACGAAGCCTTTCCGCACGGCGACGGGCTGCGCGTGCCGGGCACCGTCGACGGCTTCGAACTCGCGGTGCGCGCAGTGCTGGGCCAGCAGATCACGGTGGCTGCGGCGCGCACGCTGGGCTCGCGGTTGGTGGCTGCGTTCGGCGAACCCATTGCCACCCCCATCGAGGGCCTGGACCGGTTGTTCCCCACGCCTGCAGCCGTGGCGGCCGCGAGCGGAGATGCACTTGGGCAGCTCGGCATCGTGCGCCAGCGGCAAGCCGCGCTGCAGGCCATTGCCCGCGAGGTCGCGGCCGGCAAGCTGGCGCTGCATGCGCGTGCCGACGTGCCTTCGACCATCGCCGCGCTGCAGGAGTTGCCGGGCATCGGCGCCTGGACCGCGCAGTACATCGCCATGCGCGCGCTGCGCTGGCCCGATGCGTTTCCGGCCGGAGACGTCGCGCTGCAAAAAGCATTGGGCGTGACAACCGCACGCGCGGCGAGCGAGTCATCGCAGGCATGGCGCCCCTGGCGCAGCTACGCGGTGCTGCGCGCATGGCATGCACCGTCGCCATTACCGGCAACCGCCACAACCGCGGAACCACCCGCGGCAGAACCTTCTTCCAGCAACATCACAACGGCAGGCGCCTCCGCCTGA
- a CDS encoding methylated-DNA--[protein]-cysteine S-methyltransferase, which translates to MKFKTKVIYTSHIETPLGGITMAATDEGLAGVWFDQQRHWPDTTGWQPKDDHPALVEAGAQLRDYFAGKRDTFDVKLDLSHGTTFQQSVWQALLAIPAGKTMTYGALSANVGNPGAVRAVGAAVGRNPISVIVPCHRVLGANGSLTGYAGGLHRKTALLELESK; encoded by the coding sequence ATGAAGTTCAAGACCAAAGTCATCTACACATCGCACATCGAAACGCCGCTGGGCGGCATCACCATGGCCGCCACCGACGAAGGCCTGGCGGGCGTCTGGTTCGACCAGCAACGCCATTGGCCCGACACCACGGGCTGGCAACCCAAGGACGATCATCCCGCGCTGGTCGAAGCCGGGGCGCAGCTGCGCGACTACTTTGCCGGCAAGCGCGACACCTTCGATGTGAAACTCGATCTGTCGCACGGCACCACGTTCCAGCAGAGCGTATGGCAGGCACTGCTTGCCATACCCGCGGGCAAGACGATGACCTACGGCGCACTGAGCGCCAACGTGGGCAACCCTGGCGCGGTGCGTGCGGTGGGTGCGGCCGTGGGACGCAACCCGATCAGCGTGATCGTGCCTTGCCACCGCGTTCTCGGTGCCAACGGCTCGCTGACCGGTTACGCTGGCGGGCTTCACCGCAAGACCGCCTTGCTGGAACTCGAATCGAAATAG
- a CDS encoding DMT family transporter, giving the protein MTTTTKDNTAATDSPKPKAWLIDLVLLGALWGASFLFMRIGAAEFGALPAAAVRVGVATLFLLPLLFMRGHGAALAQHWKASMAIGVLNSGIPFALFCFALLTINSGLAAVINATVPMFGALVAWAWFRDRPDGSRIVGLVIGFAGVAMLASRSAGLHADAGGNAALWAVLACLGACASYGVAASATRRYLGGVPALATATGSQIGATLFLALPALWFWPTQMPSLRAWLALLALGIACTGLAYILFFRLIANAGPARALTVTFLVPVFAVFYGAVFLGENITQWMLICAAVIVCGVALSTGLVKLWPGAGSAAATSPPRPR; this is encoded by the coding sequence ATGACTACAACAACAAAAGACAACACCGCAGCCACCGACTCGCCAAAGCCCAAGGCATGGCTCATCGATCTCGTGCTGCTCGGCGCGCTCTGGGGCGCGTCTTTTCTTTTCATGCGCATCGGCGCCGCCGAGTTCGGTGCCTTGCCGGCGGCCGCGGTGCGCGTCGGCGTGGCCACGCTCTTCTTGTTGCCGCTGCTCTTCATGCGCGGCCACGGTGCGGCGCTGGCGCAGCACTGGAAAGCCTCGATGGCGATCGGCGTGCTGAACTCGGGCATTCCGTTCGCACTGTTCTGCTTTGCGCTGCTCACCATCAACAGCGGCCTGGCCGCGGTCATCAACGCCACCGTGCCGATGTTCGGCGCGCTCGTGGCCTGGGCCTGGTTTCGCGACCGGCCCGATGGCTCGCGCATCGTCGGGCTGGTCATCGGCTTTGCAGGCGTTGCCATGCTCGCAAGCCGCAGCGCGGGCCTGCATGCCGATGCCGGAGGCAATGCCGCGCTGTGGGCCGTGCTGGCCTGCCTTGGCGCCTGCGCAAGCTATGGCGTGGCAGCCAGCGCCACGCGGCGCTACCTGGGCGGCGTGCCTGCGCTGGCCACGGCCACCGGCAGCCAGATCGGCGCCACGCTGTTCCTTGCGTTGCCCGCGCTGTGGTTCTGGCCCACGCAAATGCCCAGCCTGCGCGCATGGCTCGCATTGCTGGCGCTGGGCATTGCCTGTACCGGCCTGGCCTACATCCTGTTCTTCCGGCTCATCGCCAACGCGGGTCCGGCGCGCGCCCTGACCGTGACCTTCCTGGTGCCGGTCTTCGCGGTGTTCTACGGCGCCGTGTTCCTGGGCGAAAACATCACGCAGTGGATGCTGATCTGCGCGGCGGTCATCGTGTGCGGCGTGGCGCTTTCCACGGGCCTCGTCAAGCTGTGGCCGGGCGCCGGCTCGGCAGCCGCTACATCGCCGCCGCGACCACGTTGA
- a CDS encoding DUF1345 domain-containing protein — MRKHLSTTTGPQRLLYGGVAGLVVAAIPWPVDAMARGLAGWCVSAAVYLVLTWWLAHTFDAQRTRERAQALDQPNMVILVSMLVAIGASVVAIAMLLQQVKLLSGPARTGHIALGLVALVGSWLMMHTIYAFHYAHRYYIDQRDGSPDGGLDFPGKDEPDYFDFLYYAYVVGMTSQVSDVQATSREMRRITLMHSVLAFGFNMLVLALSVNVVAAAM; from the coding sequence ATGCGCAAACACCTGTCCACCACCACCGGCCCGCAGCGTCTTCTCTACGGCGGAGTCGCAGGCCTGGTCGTCGCAGCAATCCCGTGGCCGGTCGACGCAATGGCGCGCGGCCTTGCGGGCTGGTGCGTGAGTGCTGCGGTCTACCTGGTGCTCACATGGTGGCTGGCCCACACCTTCGATGCACAGCGAACCCGTGAGCGTGCGCAAGCGCTGGACCAACCCAACATGGTGATCCTGGTGTCGATGCTGGTCGCAATTGGTGCGAGCGTGGTGGCCATTGCAATGCTGCTTCAGCAGGTCAAGCTGCTGAGCGGGCCCGCGCGCACCGGGCACATTGCGCTCGGGCTGGTGGCGCTGGTCGGCTCGTGGCTCATGATGCACACGATCTACGCCTTTCACTACGCGCATCGCTATTACATCGACCAGCGGGACGGCTCGCCCGACGGGGGCCTGGATTTTCCGGGCAAGGACGAGCCGGACTACTTCGACTTCTTGTATTACGCCTACGTGGTCGGCATGACCTCGCAGGTGTCCGACGTGCAGGCCACCTCGCGCGAGATGCGGCGCATCACGCTGATGCACAGCGTGCTCGCCTTCGGCTTCAACATGCTGGTGCTTGCGCTGTCGGTCAACGTGGTCGCGGCGGCGATGTAG